The stretch of DNA CATATGTTCTCGTCACACGCACAAAGAAAAACAtagccgccccctcccccccccccccccccccccggccttTTTGGGTGCTTTATGAGAGTTTAGATAGCGGGTGTTAGCACTGTAGGCACATGTGGGCATGGGGACACACATTTCTTTAGACGACTAGCAGTTAGAGACCTTTTTATGTTTCCTCTCTAATGTTTTGGACACAATAATTCGTTAAATTCCCTTTTTCCAAATTTAATTCCATAGAGGTGCCGCTAGATGCATTATTTGTCTTTTATTCTGTGTAGATAGAGGGACATTCTACTTGTCTTCAAGCTTCATATATAAGACAATTTCAAAGAGACAGTCATTTATGTCCTATGGAGTAAAATAGGTTGGAAGGTATATCTAATTTTCAGATGCTATACATTTTTGTTACTTTAGGTCACTTCCTTGAACCATTGATTATTTTAGGGGAAGGATCCTCAACTACGACCCTTGCTTTACAACTGAGATATGTGCATGCCTCATTGTATTGGAATTCTAAGTTATATATAATTGTGCAGTTTTAGATGATTGAAATATGACAAAACTAGAAGCAaatgaaaataaaggtattGTCTGTTGTAGGAGATGAACTTAGCGTAGACTTGTTGACCCTTGTTTAGACTCATTATCACAGCCTTGATTTTTATGGTAAGTAACAGATCAAGTATTGTAATAATTATATTCTTTGAAACGAAACCAAGCTCAACTGGTAAGGTTAGTTGGACCCTTCGGCGCTCTTGTTAGACCAAGTGCTGCTATAGAAATTAGCAAAAAACGAGTTTGTCTATCATGCATGAAATACAAGTGTTAAAGCTGAACCATGCAATTTTCCTTTGATTTGCGTTGCAAAAGTACCCTGATAACATGGAACATAGATAGATTGATGCTTTATATATAAGTCTTATGATCCATGACATGGTGTAATAATAACAGTTTGCATTTACAATAAAAAAGCAGTTTGCATTTTGGTGGCTATGCATGATGTGTTTGTTCTTAAGAAATTCAGTATGGTCAGACGCGACAGATGATTGGTCATGAAAAGGGGATGAAAAACTTGCCTTGGCCGTGATGGCTATGATCAGAGTACAAGCGGAGAACAGCATAACATTGGCATGGACGACGGTGAGTTGGAGCCCCTCGATCTCGGCGAGCACCTTCACGGCCACCCCCTTGCTCTTCTCACAGTGAACCCTCACCATCACGTTCTTCTCGGAGAACCGGACCTCAATCTCCGGTAGCTCTTTCGTCGCTGCCGGCGGTGTGCCAGGCGACGCCGACCGCTGGGAGCCATCatcgtccgccgccgcggcctcggcaTAGAGGCATGGCCTCTTGACGAGCACCAGGCGCGTCTCGATGCTCCTGCCGCTGCTCGCGCCGGCCTCCACGTCTTTGAGCTTCTCCTGAAGCTCCTTCACGTGCCTTGTCGCGTCCGAGAGGATCGTCGCCTTGTCCATCTGATCACAAATTAGCCGTTGCATTAAGTGATAATAATCTGCGTCGATCAGGCCTGATTGGCTGATCATATACATGGGCTGTTAGCAATAATCTTGACATGTGCGTGTGTGTCGCGCCATGGGTGTGTTCCTGGCATGCTTGAGTCAGTCATCAGTGTGTGTGTGCGTCGCGGATGTGTGAACGTGCGTAGACCAGCAGAGTTGCTGCAGAAGTGTCGAGTCGTGGACGTGCAGAGCTGTGTCCACAGGTCCGGAGCAGTGCGTGCGCGAGATGGCTCCGCTGCAAGCTGCTGCGTCGTTCGAGTCATAGGAGGAGGAGGTGTGCGTGGCGCACGATTTGCATAGGAGAGGTTGCGTCGTTCGGGCAAGCAACGGGCTCACGACGACGCCGAGCGGGACCTGCGGATCGTGGCGTGAAGCTAGGACGTGGAGGTTGGCTCCGAGTGTCCTTGGCCTATTTGTAGCCCAGTGCTCCTCCGTGACTTGTTGCCGGAGTTGTTTTTCAGTTTCAATCAAAGGCCAACATACAGGCGAGTTATCGCCGGGGCGTTCGTCGCCAGTTTTCTTGTGtctactgttcatcttcttccttggtCTGCTGGCGCGTGTGAGAGCTAGAGCGAGCAAGGGAGAGTGCGTGAGCGTGGAACGCGTGTTCCAGGGCAGCGCCAACAATTGGCATCAGAGCCGGTGAAGCCCGGAGGAAGTCATGGCCGGTGATAGCAGTCCCCCGCGTCCTTCTTCGCCCAAGAGGCCGAAGTTcaacagcggcagcggcgcacgcGAGGTTGTCGTGGAGCGCATCGTCTCCAACTCCGGCGTTGTCGAGGTGCCGCAGCTGACGAGGACCTACCACGAGTGGTCTTTGGTCACGCAGGTGAACCTCGAGGCGTTGGAACTCTGGGATGCCGTGGAGGTGGAGTGCAAGGACCGTGCCAAGGATCGGCGGGCGTTGGCCGCCATCCTGCGCGAGCAAGGGAGAGTGCGTGAGCGTGGAACGCGTGTTCCAGGGCAGCGCCAACATGGGCGTCGATTTATAGATCGAAGAGAGGCGCGGGAAATTTAATGAATCTGGAATTCTGGATCTCAGGATCACCGTACCTTCTTGAGGCCGGGGATGACGGTGGAGAGCTCGATGAACCGCTGGTTGATCTTCTCTCGCCGCTTCCGCTCTGCGATGATGTGGTCCTGCGCGTACGACGCCGACATGGATCCCACGCCGGCTCTCCTCGTTGGCGGCGCCCCGTGCCCCAGATCCGGCAGGCCGCGAAGGCCGTTGCTGCCAGGATGCGCGAAGGTGGTGGCGCCGAAGGTccagctcgccgcgccgccgccgccgccggagctccagcTGATGTTTGGTGCGTGGACGCCCGTGATCAGCTCCTGGACCATCTCGGCTGCGTGCGACGCCTCGCGGAGCGCTTGGAGCGAGGGGAAGGTAGCCTCGCTGAAGTCAAGCAGGTCGCCGGCGGCTAATCCAGCAGGCTGCTCGTGCTGCAGCGCGTTCGTCGCACACTTGATGAAAAGGCTCGTGTCCTCCATGTCGGCAGATGGCTTGGTAATTAACTGCAGCAGATGATGATATCCTGATTATATTAGTAACTCGATCAGAGTGCAGAAAGTTATATATAGGACAAAAGATCACCAAAGATAGCTTGCCATTCAGTACAGAAGGAACGAACATGCAGATCGATCACAAGGGCAGTACCAACCAGACTCTACCATGGAGTCAAAGACTTCTATTTATTGTGTTCTGCTGATATGACAGTATATTtatggaagagagagggagagaaatcatgactccaagtcttatttagactccaagtcctcacgcaaatcaagaatgaatgtgagagaGACAAATGGGCCATATAAACCAAAGTAACACACTTTGTATTAGAAagtatagtttcttgtgatggagtctttgagactgactctatgagtggagtctgcattgggactgccctaaaAAGTAGCCTAGGACTAGAAATAAATGTACTGCAAATTCATGAACTCAGTTACCTCCCAAATGATTTGGAAAATGTTGGCTTATATAGTAATGATCTAGTAACCATGGGAGAAAGTTCTTCCTCTATGAGTGGAGTAGCTTTTTCTATGCATCTAGCTAAAGAAACACTATGTCTAGATAACATAGCAAAAATTATGAATCTAAATTCGCCAAAATGGCCTACAGTTTTGAATAGAGCTAGGGAGTACTGCATATATAGAATCCTTGTCCACTTAGCGCAGGTTTGTAAATTAAATTATGTACGGTTCAAGATTCATCCAGAGAGAGGTTTTCAAATTCGATAATTTTACGTCACATTTTAATTTTCCTGTCAAGGTTTGATGTCTTTTTATGACTACTCACAGAGGCACAGAGCCGTGGCAACATCACGGTGGGACAGGATACAGGTAAGCGCACAAGAAATGTTGTTCACGCACAAAATCTTGCTAAATCTGCATTGAGGCCTACTCTCACAAGATCGATGCCATTGGTGAGTACTTGTGGAGAGTCTAGCTAGCGCGCGCGTGTGTGCGAACGCTAACATTTGTGGAGTATAATATAACAGATGAGTTTATTTGTGTATATTTGAAGCTTTTGGTACGTGACACCTCGGTTGCTTAGAGATCTATCTATCTTCAAATCCCATGAGACCTACTACTCCTTGTCTGTGCATTGCAGCATCCGTGCTATTAAGGCCATTAAAATACAGCTAAATAGGTAACTTGCCTAAATTAATTCACTCTCGATAGAGCTCGAGCTGATGCCACACATGACACGTATAGTATCGATTGGCTGAAATGGTGATTAATCAAGTGAATTACAAGCTAAGGTAGGATTGGTTCGTTGATGGGCGGACAAAACCCTGCCCGGCTACTTGGTTGCAGGTtgcgctgcagctgctgctgcacaGCAGCCGATCGGCAGCTGCAGCTAGCAGCCAGCAGTTGGTTTGCTGGGCAGCTGAACGGCGAAGCGATCCCTATTCATACGGCCATGGTCATCGATCTGTCCCCTTGCATTGGGTTATCAAATGCATTGACATTTGACAGCAAGAGGAGATCGAGCTGGAGCTTTTCTTTGGAAGGGCAGTGACACTGTGAAGGGCGGGCACTGGCCGAAAGTCTGCAGGCCACCGGAGCTTGGGGACAGACACTCTGCTTTGCTGGCTGTTCCTCTAGCCaaacaacagtatttttctctcacaccaaaccagcaccagccagccagcagtaattttctctcacaacagaCCTGTAGTGTTTTGGCTATGTCTTGCGTTTGAGATAGTTGTGGCTGAAAAGAACTGGCGAACAGACATTCGCGCAAGGACTGCAGGAAGATCAGTGAATCTAGACATCTCGATGTGGAGCGCTAACAGCTAACGGTGCAAGTAATCCTTAATTACTTTTTTTGAGGCAAATCCTTAATTACTTGCTGATCTGGGACCTCACTAGGACAATCGCTCTCCACCCGGGACTCCTGATCGGATCGGCTGCTGTGGAAATGGACGAGCGACCAGATTTTTTTCACGGCTTCGGCTTCTCAGGAAGATCCAGCGCCCGGAAAGTTCAAGTTCTTTGGGTGGCTTGTGCTCCATGACTGCTGTTGGACAGTTGCGAGCTGAGGAGATGATGGCATAATTTGCAAATGGATGATAGTTGTGCTTTCTGTTGCCAGGAGTCAGAGACAATCACTCATCTTTTGGTGGCTGTTCATTCGCAAGAGAGATTTGTTATTTCGCATTTTCGCTTGCATTGGCAGCAGCTGACCCCAAAACCAAGCATTTTGTCTCGATGACCAGTGTAAAACtctcttattttatttttgtaaaaCTCTCTTTACTCTCGATGAAATACCTTTAAAACAAAtttattttttgcaaagaaactgttaccaaataaaaaaaatatttggtgGATCTGCTAGATAAAAAAATTGAATCACGCGGGCTGAGCTGATCGTGACACTTTTTCAGAATATAGACGACAGAACTACTCTCTTTTTTAACTAGTTTTCTTCAACACATACAGTAcacacatttttttttttgaaaaatatacaGTGACAACTACTGCTCTGGCATATAGATACTCTAGCATTTGTATAAAGTTAATTTGTACGGATTCAGGCTGGATTAGATCGGCAATAATTTAACATTATTATCCCTTTATTTGTGGGGAACTGAACATACAAATCAAGCCAGCCGGCGTGTGATGATGGTGGAGCCAAAGGGAATTGCATGTAATGACATTTCTGCGCAACAGTTTTGAGAAGGGGGAGATATTGTTGTCAAGGACATGTCATATATGATTtttgtgtctttttttttaaggaTGATGCGAGAGGCTGGTGATGattgtatttatttatttgtgacTTTGCTTCTAATATCCTGCTATAATCAATCTTCATTAAACATGGTTGAGAATGGGCAACGCCCACATACAACTTATTTCAATATGTTTTCGAGATAATGTTATCTATATTTGTGAATGTGCATTTACAGGTCTTTTTGGTTACAACAACTAGATGATGTTTCGTGATTGTGATGTACTTAGGCGACCAAGATCACCATAACTTGTTGTTGATATGCTTAACTAGTAAGCATGTAGGTGTAGGTGTTGGGgggtatttttttaaaaaagcaaTGCTTTGGTATTGGCTATAGCTCTTCGTCCTAGAAAGGTTTTATGCTAAAATAGATGATTGCTATGGTGCTACTTATACTTGCTAATCAACAGTAGACTGGTCGCACAGACGCACACTTTGTGTGTTTGTAGTTTATTTTGGTGTGCAAGCTCATATTATTCCCCTTGTTGGAGAGAAGCTCAATAATAGCTAGCCATGCCAAGAATGTCATTGCCTTCATTTCACGCCATCTGTCTGGttgctttcttcttcttctttactTAATGGTAATTGTTTCATACGGCATCTTAAAAAATACTACTAATTCAGGTAATCTACGCAACCAAACATGCTAAATGCAAGTTATCGATCAAATACTCTAAACAAGTCATCCTTTTTAAAAACCAGCCCAAGGACCAAAATGCTCTTGTACTAAGGCCAATAATGAAGCATGAGCAAATGTGAGTGCATCGGTCTTATATTGGCTTCCATGGCTTTGTTCTATGCCACAATGCAAAGAATACAAAAAAGTTGATAAactaaaacatatgcaacacaGATTCAGTTCGAATGATAGAAAATATGACCGACAAAGAGATgttgtattttcttttttctttttgatgacTTCCAAAACATCTAGTTATATTTGAGTTGTTCGGTTCATATTTTGGATAATTCCATATATACTACATTGAATCGTTTGGCCTTTGAGATTTGTAGCTTTTTTAGATTTAGATAACAGAGGTAATTATCAAGAAAAGTCTACCAAAATGTATCACACCGGCCTGACctgtttcaattttttttttttgccaattgCATGattggacttttttttttgacacagaTGCATGTTTCAATTGCATGATTGGACTTAGCTCCGTTTTTTCTGGCCCTGATCAAGTAAAGTTTCGACTTCTTGGACAAAATATTGCACGCTGAGGCCCAGATCTTGTATTTTAGCCATATGGGTACAAAAGACAGGTCCAAAGATGTAAAACGGGCTGTGGTGGTTGCGGGCTTGCGGCCCAGGAGAAGGAGACTAAAAAATTTGCTGCAAAGAAATCTCGACTCTGGAGTGAAGTCGTCATCACTTTGCtgtctgctctgctctgctctgcttgcGGCGGCCTTGGACTCCCCTGTTCGGCCATACCTCTCCCCCTGCCCCGCCTCCGGTCCTCGTCCTCGCCTCTGTTCGGCGGAGATCATGGGGCTACTCAGCATCATCAGGAAGATCAAGCGCAAGGAGAAGGAGATGCGCATCCTCATGGTGTAAGTTCCCTCCGCCCTCCATTTCCTTTTCGATGCCCTATGCGTCCGTTCCCCACGGTTCTTAGATTCGATCGGATCCAGTGCTCGTGCCGCCGGTCTCCTCAATCTTTCGATTGTCCTTTCGCATTGCTTCGTTGCGGCTGATGTGATGCGATGTGGGTTCGCCACAGGGGTCTGGACAACTCGGGGAAGACGACCATCGTGCTCAAGATCAACGGGGAGGACACCAGCGTCATCAGCCCCACCCTCGGCTTCAACATCAAGACTATCAAGTACCACAAGTAAGTGCcccttccttcctcttccagtcCACTACAGCACCTGTGCATTTGCATTTCTGACATCAAGTTGCTTGCTTTTGAGTGGAGTGTTATGTTAGGTCAAAGTCCCAAATGGAATACCTtgctttttaaattaaaaaaggcGATAACTTGGTTCAGTTGATATGGTTTAGTGCCACTGTTGCAATATAGAATATCAAGAAGTTTTCATCAAGTTGTGATTATTTAGTAGACTCGTATATTTATGGGTGCATGTTTGTCTGATACAATGAGGTGAGAACCCTACCGCTGCCAACACAGTTTTTCCTCGCCCTAAGGATTACACTGTGGTTAGTTGCTTAATTAGTATGTTACAGAGTAGGCTTATCTTAGAAGTAAATTATATTGCAGTAGGGTCTATTGAAGATGTTAAGGACAAACTTCAATAGTGCTCTGTACATGTTCTGTCATCAAACAAACAGTTCAATGTTTTACTTGCGTTTGTAAACAAAAGTTACACCAGCCAGCAATTTGACAGTCTAGTTTTTGCATGTTTGTTCATACAAAATGGGGATCGGTTGGCATGTTGAGGTTTCTGGTCAAGTAACCAAAATGTTTTCCTGCAGGTACATGTTTATCTGATAAATTACATAAAAACACAATACATGGACTTTTTACCTTACTTGAGATAACGTATTGGACTTGTTTAGTGAGGGTCATTTGATATCATGCAGTGAGAATCCACAGCACTTTCTTCTCTTTGTCTACTGATTAGATTGCTGTTAATTTCTTAAGTAGAGAACTACAGTAGATCACTTTGTAACGTAAATTATGTGATAAAAGGGTCTGTTGAAGATGTGAGGACAAAATTCAACATTCGATCATTGTAGCCAACACATGTTCAACCATCAAATAAACAGCTTAATGTTTTACTTCTGTGTTTGTAGAATTGTGAAATGAAAATTGCACAGGCTAACAATTTGATAGTCCAATGTTGTGTGTTGGTTCATTGGAAATGGATACTCTTTGGCATTTTTTAGGCTTCCGGGTCAAGCTACCTAAAAGTTCTGCTGGAGGTGCATTTTCATTATTTGAAGTTTCAACTACAATAAGTTTTGGTACAGTGTTGAACTTTTGGAATATTCAGTTCATTATAACTTTTGACGCAAGTTTTTAGTGCAGCGTTGACCTTTAGAAACATTCGGTTCATCAGAAGAATAGACACAAAGTTTCGAGCACTGTAGGTTGCAGACCGTCAATGCCATTCTAACAAATACCAGATATAACACATGTGACCATCATACTTTTGCAAGTGGGTCTGATTAATTAGTTTAATTCGGTGATATTCTCAGATACTCATTGAACATTTGGGACGTTGGAGGACAGAAGACTATCCGGTCTTATTGGAGAAATTACTTTGAGCAGACTGATGGGCTAGTTTGGGTGGTCGATAGTTCAGACATACGAAGGCTTGATGATTGCCATGCTGAACTCCACAATCTCTTGAAAGAAGAGGTATGCTATTACCAGACCTCCAAGGGATAGTGACGAAATGAATATTTTGCTATAGTTCTATAAATTTGCTGCATAAAACATTGTTGTCCTTCAATGTCATGGGAAGATGACTGTAATGTCTGCTCTTAAATATTTTGTTTCGAATGACCCACTATAATTGAGCAGTGCTAAACTGCTAATGGATTAGTATGATGGCCTGTTTATTGAATGATAGGCTGGTACTGAAATAGCATTTCAAACATAATTGGTGATACTAGTGAAGAACTATGCTATGTGTTTGGCAGTAAAGAATACTGTCTCTTTGCCACCATTGAAATATTCAGATAGTATTCCAATTGAATGATCCTTGAAATATTGATTTTAACAGAGACTAGCCGGAGCTTCATTGCTAGTTTTTGCAAACAAACAAGACATACAAGGAGCTCTAAAACCAGCCGAAATTGCTAAGGTAATCAAACTTTGGTTCCTACATATGCATTAGAGACTTGTGTTGATTTTACTGCCTCTCGTATGCTTTTGTTACACAAAGGCTGCAGGCATCAAACAGATTTCATATGTTAAGTGTAATATCATGTATGAGtcaagggtagtttagtcttttcctattctagggtttgggtgctctCATCTGTATTATCCCCTTTGGGGCTATCCAATAGGCATACAGTTTAATCCTCTCTTCTGCTCTCTATTCATAACATCATAGACCAGTTATGTTTAGCTGCATTGATCTTACTGTCAGTGATGTCGTTGTTACCATGAGCCACACTCATGTTTGACAAGATTCTGCTTGGATTTCAACCCAAAAGGATTTGCTAAATTGAATCTAGTCTAGTTATCACCAGCTATACTCTCCGAATAGTTATAAAGCGTATCAGTGTCCAATTTCAGTATATTCTGTCATAGTTGTTTATCCACTATTCAGTCATGTGTGATCTGTTATTCTGTTCTGCATTTTGCTGTTTCAAAAAGTACAAACCTGTAAACTAGATTTGATCGATGGTATGTAGTTCTCCTTGGGTTCAGGACTCCTGCACCCCCATCATTTTTATTGTCTCAATGGAAATTGCTGTGGAGTTCTCAGGTAGTGTTGAAGCGAATGCTCCCGAATTTTTTGTGCAAATTGCTGTAAGAAGATGGTGTGCTATGAAATGTAGGGTCGCTAAAAATAGAGTAGCATAACTGGGGAAGTAATATCTCAGCATTTTCAGTGTTATGCAGTCCCTGTCTCAGCAACAATTTGTTTACTCTGCATTTAGCTTATTTTGAGTCGGAAGTGATCGTGTTTCACCACAAGGGATCAGAATTTTGCACTGGCTTCATCCATCTACAGACAGCCTAGTAAACCACTTGCTCGCCAGGAACAGAAGGGTCGATCAAGTGCAGGAACTACTTCCAGCTAGGGAAGG from Panicum virgatum strain AP13 chromosome 9K, P.virgatum_v5, whole genome shotgun sequence encodes:
- the LOC120647715 gene encoding transcription factor bHLH18-like, whose protein sequence is MEDTSLFIKCATNALQHEQPAGLAAGDLLDFSEATFPSLQALREASHAAEMVQELITGVHAPNISWSSGGGGGAASWTFGATTFAHPGSNGLRGLPDLGHGAPPTRRAGVGSMSASYAQDHIIAERKRREKINQRFIELSTVIPGLKKMDKATILSDATRHVKELQEKLKDVEAGASSGRSIETRLVLVKRPCLYAEAAAADDDGSQRSASPGTPPAATKELPEIEVRFSEKNVMVRVHCEKSKGVAVKVLAEIEGLQLTVVHANVMLFSACTLIIAITAKAT
- the LOC120648377 gene encoding ADP-ribosylation factor-like protein 2, which codes for MGLLSIIRKIKRKEKEMRILMVGLDNSGKTTIVLKINGEDTSVISPTLGFNIKTIKYHKYSLNIWDVGGQKTIRSYWRNYFEQTDGLVWVVDSSDIRRLDDCHAELHNLLKEERLAGASLLVFANKQDIQGALKPAEIAKVLNLEVMGRSRHWKIVGCSAYTGEGLLDGFDWLVQDIASRIYVLD